In Sinobacterium caligoides, the sequence ATCGACTAACGACAGAGAAATAGCCCAGAGATAACCAGAAAATAGACGACGCCTATGCTTGTAACTGACGTCGCTGTAGAACCCTGGCCAACCACATACCGAGTAGTTTCACAGTACACGCGGTCAGCAGGATAAAGACCGACATGGCCGCTGCCGAGGCCATATTGCCCGATTCATCGAGATGAAGAACCGCTATCGAAGCCGGTATATTACCGCTGTTATAAAGGAAGATAACCGCGCTAGTCGTGATCATTGCACTGACAAATAGATAGACAAATATATCGATTAAAACAGGCAGACTGATCGGCAGTATCACCCGCAGGATCAGCATTGGCCTCGAAATTTTCAACGATGCCGCCGCCCCTTCGAGCTCTACCGGCATGTTTTTGAAACTAGTCACACACATCAAGTGTGCGACGGAATACAGATGCACGATGGTACAGATCACCAGCAGCGCCATAGCACCGTACAAGCCATTGAATGGGTTGCTGGGCGAGGAGAAAAACATCACATAACCGATACCGAGGACCAGTCCCGGTACCGCCAGCGGCAACATCACCAACTGACCGATCAGGGCCTTCAAGAACTTAAAGCCCGCACTTCTCTCGCTCACATAGGCACCGATGAAGACAACAATGGTGCCGAAAAAAGCAGTGCAAAAGGCCAGCTGAATACTGTTAAAAAATGGCGAGAAGCCGTAGCTAGAGACCGCATCAAGATTGTAGTGGTTGAGGGTTAACGTGGTATTGAAGGGCCAAAAACTGACAAATGAGCCGTAGACCGGCATGGCAATAATCGCCAAAATGATAGCCAACACGAACCAGGTGACCACCCCCATAAAGCTGTGCACTAACGGTAACGATTGCGTCGGGGCATTGGTGGCCTGGCTATTGCCCATATTGGTCACCTTGCGCTTCAACCAGGCATCGACACTAAAGGTAATCAGTGCTGGTACTAACAGGGCGATCGCAGCGACGGCGCTCATACCAAAGTTGTGCATGCCGATGGCCAACTTATAGATGTCGGTCGCCAAGACGCTGGTTTTTCCGCCGATAATAATCGCCACACCAAAATCACAGATAGACAGCGTAAAGACGGTAATAAAGGCACTGATAATACCGAACTTTGCGCTCGGTAACGTCACCGTCATGAAGGTCTTAAACGCCGAAGTTCTCATCGCCCTCGCCGCTTCATAGAGACGGCCATCGATCTGTCGTAAGCCGGTCTGCGTCAGCAACAGCGCATGGGGGAAGCAGCAAACCACGAGGCCAATAATAATCCCCGTAGTGCCATAGATACTGGCATCGCCAATAAGTGGTTTGAGAATACCTTGATTGCCAAATAAATAGATGAGACCGATGGCCGGCAGCATCGACGGCGCTAAGATAGGCAGTAAACCAACCACCTTCATCAATCCCTTGCCGGGCAAGCAACTGCGCTGTATCACATAGGCGACGATAAAGGCGAGCGTAACAGTAATGGCGGCCACGCTGAAGCCGATCATCATCGTCGTCATAAATGAGTTAAGCAGCTCCGGTGATTGCGCATACTCGACAAAGTTATCGAGACCGATAAAATTATTACTGTTGTCGAATAAGCTGCGCGACAACAACGCGAGCAGCGGCGACATCAGCATAAATAGGCCGGCAGCGAATAACAGCAGCAGCACGGTTAATGAGAAAGATCGATCGCTGAATAGCTTCGACTTAGCTGTTATCGCAGTAGTGTTCATTATTAAAACGCCCTCAGCTTTTGTGCATCAACACGCAGATGACAGAGCTGACCAATACGCGGCAGCGACGCCAAAGCATCCGCGGCGGTATCGACGTGTAACGGTTGATTGTTATAGTTCAAGCGCAAACGAACTGTACTGCCCATAAACTCGAGGCCAACCAGCTCCGCACTCAAGTCCGCATTGGCAGCTAAGTCGAGCTGCAGGTGTTCAGGACGCAGCAGTAATTTCTTCAGACCTTCCGAATCGGCCTGTTTTATAGCCGACTCAACAACGATCTCGCGGTTGTTAAAATTAACCAGATTATTCTTTGTCGGGGCTGAAATAAAATTCGCCTCACCGATAAAATCAGCGACAAACTCATTATCTGGCTGACAGTATATTTGTTGCGGCGTACCGATCTGCTCAATAACACCGTGGTTCATCACCACGATTCTATCCGCCATCGTTAGCGCCTCTTGTTGGTCATGGGTTACCATGATGGTGGTGATTTTCAGCTCTCGCTGTAACTCTAAAATCTGCCCTCTAAGGCGATGTCGTACCTTGGCATCGAGGGCCGACAGGGGCTCGTCAAGCAACAGCATGCTCGGCGAAAGCGCTAACGCTCTGACTAAAGCTACACGCTGCTGCTGACCGCCGGACATGCTTGCCGGCAGCTTATTACTCACGTGAGACAGACCCACCTTCTCCAACCATTCCGCTGCTTGCTGCAGTGCCAACTTCTTTTTTAGGCCGCTATTGCGCAGGCCAAAG encodes:
- a CDS encoding ABC transporter ATP-binding protein; protein product: MSKKPYLNIRQLGKNYGNINALKNLDLRVEEGEFIALIGPSGCGKSTFLRMLAGLEEVTTGSILQDGVDVTELPAEQRDFGIVFQNYALFPNLTAIENVAFGLRNSGLKKKLALQQAAEWLEKVGLSHVSNKLPASMSGGQQQRVALVRALALSPSMLLLDEPLSALDAKVRHRLRGQILELQRELKITTIMVTHDQQEALTMADRIVVMNHGVIEQIGTPQQIYCQPDNEFVADFIGEANFISAPTKNNLVNFNNREIVVESAIKQADSEGLKKLLLRPEHLQLDLAANADLSAELVGLEFMGSTVRLRLNYNNQPLHVDTAADALASLPRIGQLCHLRVDAQKLRAF
- a CDS encoding putative 2-aminoethylphosphonate ABC transporter permease subunit, which codes for MNTTAITAKSKLFSDRSFSLTVLLLLFAAGLFMLMSPLLALLSRSLFDNSNNFIGLDNFVEYAQSPELLNSFMTTMMIGFSVAAITVTLAFIVAYVIQRSCLPGKGLMKVVGLLPILAPSMLPAIGLIYLFGNQGILKPLIGDASIYGTTGIIIGLVVCCFPHALLLTQTGLRQIDGRLYEAARAMRTSAFKTFMTVTLPSAKFGIISAFITVFTLSICDFGVAIIIGGKTSVLATDIYKLAIGMHNFGMSAVAAIALLVPALITFSVDAWLKRKVTNMGNSQATNAPTQSLPLVHSFMGVVTWFVLAIILAIIAMPVYGSFVSFWPFNTTLTLNHYNLDAVSSYGFSPFFNSIQLAFCTAFFGTIVVFIGAYVSERSAGFKFLKALIGQLVMLPLAVPGLVLGIGYVMFFSSPSNPFNGLYGAMALLVICTIVHLYSVAHLMCVTSFKNMPVELEGAAASLKISRPMLILRVILPISLPVLIDIFVYLFVSAMITTSAVIFLYNSGNIPASIAVLHLDESGNMASAAAMSVFILLTACTVKLLGMWLARVLQRRQLQA